In Mauremys mutica isolate MM-2020 ecotype Southern chromosome 16, ASM2049712v1, whole genome shotgun sequence, one DNA window encodes the following:
- the C16H22orf39 gene encoding UPF0545 protein C22orf39 homolog isoform X1, whose product MADRGAWRPPRTCEDYWSEWKHCKGIRNLFHNYYTYGEAPSCEQWKIDYGNCREWEKSKSPDAKESLCKSERVRILEKQKYDPVWQLRKSPPRDWYLPLGQDKPK is encoded by the exons ATGGCGGACCGCGGCGCGTGGAGG CCTCCACGAACATGTGAGGATTATTGGTCTGAATGGAAACACTGTAAGGGCATCCGTAATTTATTCCATAACTATTATACGTATGGGGAAGCACCCTCCTGTGAACAGTGGAAAATAGACTATGGCAATTGCAGAGAGTGGGAAAAAAGCAAAAGTCCAGATGCTAAG GAATCCCTATGCAAGAGTGAAAGAGTCCGGATTCTGGAAAAACAGAAGTATGATCCAGTGTGGCAGCTGAGGAAAAGCCCACCAAGGGACTGGTACCTTCCTCTTGGTCAAGATAAACCAAAGTAA
- the C16H22orf39 gene encoding UPF0545 protein C22orf39 homolog isoform X2, whose product MFQGDADKPPRTCEDYWSEWKHCKGIRNLFHNYYTYGEAPSCEQWKIDYGNCREWEKSKSPDAKESLCKSERVRILEKQKYDPVWQLRKSPPRDWYLPLGQDKPK is encoded by the exons ATGTTTCAGGGTGATGCTGATAAG CCTCCACGAACATGTGAGGATTATTGGTCTGAATGGAAACACTGTAAGGGCATCCGTAATTTATTCCATAACTATTATACGTATGGGGAAGCACCCTCCTGTGAACAGTGGAAAATAGACTATGGCAATTGCAGAGAGTGGGAAAAAAGCAAAAGTCCAGATGCTAAG GAATCCCTATGCAAGAGTGAAAGAGTCCGGATTCTGGAAAAACAGAAGTATGATCCAGTGTGGCAGCTGAGGAAAAGCCCACCAAGGGACTGGTACCTTCCTCTTGGTCAAGATAAACCAAAGTAA
- the MRPL40 gene encoding 39S ribosomal protein L40, mitochondrial isoform X1: MLAAAACGAGRLLPGVRGGAGSSLLSSQLSWTIHFRGNHWQTSMLAFQESLPMRAEPRKKKKVDPRRDQAQKDRMKKKIKKMEKAAQEMIPIEDFVTPFKFLDASRVREISPLSFEENERRALLLKKWALYKQKEHEAEMETLKSLMAAQQEALEELRLESEELYQAAIRRDEDLFPFEKEGPSYTPQVPGYEAPEGKCIDITKVYTQ; encoded by the exons ATGCTGGCGGCCGCAGCCTGCGGGGCGGGACGCCTGCTCCCCGGAGTGCGGGGCGGAGCGGGGAGCTCCCTGCTCAG TTCTCAGCTGTCCTGGACCATTCATTTTCGGGGAAACCATTGGCAGACTTCTATGCTGGCATTTCAGGAGTCCCTCCCCATGAG AGCAGAACCGAGGAAGAAAAAGAAGGTAGATCCAAGAAGAGACCAAGCACAAAAGGACCGTATGaagaaaaagattaaaaagatGGAAAAAGCTGCCCAGGAAATGATTCCCATTGAGGATTTTGTAACACCATTCAAGTTTTTGGATGCTTCACG AGTGCGAGAGATCTCCCCACTGTCCTTTGAGGAGAATGAAAGGCGAGCCCTGCTCCTGAAGAAATGGGCCCTGTACAAGCAGAAAGAACATGAGGCAGAGATGGAAACACTGAAGTCTCTTATGGCAGCTCAGCAGGAGGCACTAGAGGAACTGCGTCTCGAATCAGAAGAACTTTACCAAGCAGCAATAAGACGAGATGAGGACCTGTTTCCCTTTGAGAAAGAGGGGCCTAGTTACACACCACAGGTTCCTGGCTATGAGGCTCCTGAAGGGAAATGCATCGACATTACCAAAGTGTACACACAGTGA
- the MRPL40 gene encoding 39S ribosomal protein L40, mitochondrial isoform X2: MLAFQESLPMRAEPRKKKKVDPRRDQAQKDRMKKKIKKMEKAAQEMIPIEDFVTPFKFLDASRVREISPLSFEENERRALLLKKWALYKQKEHEAEMETLKSLMAAQQEALEELRLESEELYQAAIRRDEDLFPFEKEGPSYTPQVPGYEAPEGKCIDITKVYTQ, translated from the exons ATGCTGGCATTTCAGGAGTCCCTCCCCATGAG AGCAGAACCGAGGAAGAAAAAGAAGGTAGATCCAAGAAGAGACCAAGCACAAAAGGACCGTATGaagaaaaagattaaaaagatGGAAAAAGCTGCCCAGGAAATGATTCCCATTGAGGATTTTGTAACACCATTCAAGTTTTTGGATGCTTCACG AGTGCGAGAGATCTCCCCACTGTCCTTTGAGGAGAATGAAAGGCGAGCCCTGCTCCTGAAGAAATGGGCCCTGTACAAGCAGAAAGAACATGAGGCAGAGATGGAAACACTGAAGTCTCTTATGGCAGCTCAGCAGGAGGCACTAGAGGAACTGCGTCTCGAATCAGAAGAACTTTACCAAGCAGCAATAAGACGAGATGAGGACCTGTTTCCCTTTGAGAAAGAGGGGCCTAGTTACACACCACAGGTTCCTGGCTATGAGGCTCCTGAAGGGAAATGCATCGACATTACCAAAGTGTACACACAGTGA